One window of Leifsonia sp. AK011 genomic DNA carries:
- the ruvX gene encoding Holliday junction resolvase RuvX codes for MRPGVRLGVDVGTARIGVARSDLHGMLATPVETIPRGDGDLRRLGEIVREVEAIEIIVGLPLALSGRQTASTEDALAFAHALAAERLAPVRTVDERLSTVSAHAALRASGRSSRSFRPVVDQVAAVIILQHALDSERSAERPPGALIDPDEGA; via the coding sequence ATGCGTCCCGGCGTGCGACTCGGAGTCGACGTCGGCACCGCACGTATTGGTGTGGCGCGCAGTGACCTGCACGGGATGCTCGCAACGCCGGTGGAGACCATCCCGCGCGGAGATGGCGACCTCAGGCGTCTCGGCGAGATCGTGCGTGAGGTCGAAGCCATCGAGATCATCGTGGGGCTTCCGCTTGCGTTGTCGGGCCGCCAGACGGCATCGACCGAGGACGCGCTGGCGTTCGCTCACGCTCTCGCAGCGGAGCGGCTCGCACCGGTCAGGACGGTGGACGAACGGCTTTCGACGGTGTCGGCCCACGCAGCGCTCCGAGCATCCGGTCGGAGTAGTCGCAGCTTCCGCCCAGTCGTCGACCAGGTGGCCGCCGTTATAATTCTTCAGCACGCCCTCGACTCGGAGCGCTCGGCCGAACGGCCTCCCGGCGCCCTGATTGACCCGGACGAAGGAGCCTGA